A window from Chryseobacterium phocaeense encodes these proteins:
- a CDS encoding OmpA family protein: MKIIKILAVSAMALGLTSCISKKQYDALSSNYKQCIENIGERQREIQDLKSQNSALTGENNLLKSQHEALKSSLDACLSNTGKSSANIDKLVGEINASNSYIKQLISNNAKNDSLNMALSNKLKRSLDNVADDDVQVKVLKGVVMISLSDKMLYKTGDYNVLPAAQEILGKVAKVINDYDKYSVLIEGNTDNAPLSSANLPRDNWDLSALRGTAIAKILQTQFGVDPARITAGGRSEYNPKATNMSVSGRAENRRTEIIIMPKLDEFMKLMDIAPKK; encoded by the coding sequence ATGAAGATTATTAAAATTTTAGCAGTTTCTGCAATGGCGCTGGGGTTGACATCTTGTATCAGCAAAAAGCAATATGACGCTTTAAGTTCAAACTATAAGCAGTGTATTGAAAACATCGGCGAAAGACAAAGAGAAATCCAGGATTTAAAGTCTCAAAATTCTGCACTGACAGGGGAAAACAACCTTTTGAAAAGTCAGCATGAAGCTTTGAAATCATCTTTGGATGCCTGTCTTTCCAATACAGGGAAAAGCTCTGCAAATATTGATAAACTGGTTGGAGAAATTAATGCTTCCAATTCTTATATCAAGCAGCTGATTTCAAACAATGCTAAAAACGACAGTCTGAACATGGCATTGTCTAACAAGCTTAAAAGATCTCTTGATAACGTAGCAGATGATGACGTACAGGTGAAAGTGTTGAAAGGTGTAGTAATGATCTCACTTTCAGATAAAATGTTATATAAAACAGGAGACTACAATGTGCTGCCTGCTGCTCAGGAAATCTTAGGAAAAGTAGCTAAAGTGATCAATGATTACGATAAATATTCTGTCCTGATTGAGGGTAACACAGATAATGCTCCTTTAAGCTCTGCCAATCTGCCGAGAGACAACTGGGATCTTTCTGCATTGAGAGGTACTGCCATCGCTAAGATTCTTCAGACACAGTTTGGAGTAGATCCGGCGAGAATTACGGCAGGAGGACGTTCCGAGTACAATCCTAAAGCAACCAATATGAGCGTTTCAGGAAGAGCAGAAAACAGAAGAACAGAAATCATCATTATGCCTAAGCTGGATGAATTCATGAAACTGATGGATATTGCTCCTAAGAAGTAA
- a CDS encoding CCPGW family putative bacteriocin: MKNLKKLSRGEMKNLQGADSRCNPQIICQRTSDCCPGWVCATRGRYCVAL; the protein is encoded by the coding sequence ATGAAAAATTTAAAAAAACTTTCAAGAGGAGAAATGAAAAATCTACAAGGTGCTGATTCAAGATGCAATCCGCAAATCATCTGTCAAAGAACCAGTGACTGCTGCCCTGGATGGGTATGTGCAACAAGAGGGCGGTATTGCGTAGCGCTTTAA
- a CDS encoding O-methyltransferase: MSFFEEKNPEMDRYLETHASSEPEILRKLRRETYQKTTQPHMISGYQQGRLLTMVSQMLQPRNVLEIGTFTGYATLCLTAGLAKDGKITTLDVNEDLAYLPKKYFEESEYAEQIDFKLQDAKEFLRETDEIFDLVFIDADKENYAEYFRLIKPRTQSGSVVMFDNVLWYGKVLEENPKQKSTQVIKELNDLVAKDDDFENLILPLRDGVNFLRRK, from the coding sequence ATGAGTTTTTTTGAAGAAAAAAATCCCGAAATGGACAGGTACCTGGAAACCCATGCTTCCTCCGAACCTGAAATTTTGAGAAAACTTAGGAGAGAGACCTATCAGAAAACCACACAGCCGCATATGATCTCCGGATATCAGCAGGGAAGGCTCCTTACGATGGTGTCCCAGATGTTGCAACCCAGGAATGTACTGGAAATAGGAACTTTTACAGGATATGCCACGCTATGCCTTACTGCAGGTTTAGCCAAAGACGGGAAAATCACTACCCTGGATGTGAATGAAGATCTTGCTTATCTTCCTAAAAAATATTTTGAGGAAAGTGAATATGCTGAACAGATTGATTTTAAACTTCAGGATGCCAAAGAATTTTTAAGGGAAACCGATGAGATTTTTGATCTGGTTTTCATAGATGCGGACAAAGAAAATTATGCAGAATATTTCAGGCTCATTAAGCCGAGAACACAATCAGGTTCTGTAGTAATGTTTGATAATGTGTTATGGTACGGAAAAGTACTGGAAGAAAACCCAAAACAGAAATCCACACAGGTCATCAAAGAACTGAATGATTTGGTTGCAAAAGATGATGATTTTGAAAATCTTATTTTACCTTTGCGTGATGGAGTGAACTTCCTTCGCAGGAAGTAA
- a CDS encoding C40 family peptidase, whose product MNKGICNVTVAPVRAENSDKAEIVTEMLFGESADILEVNKNWTMIKMHYDGYEGWIDTKQLKPVTDEELAKRKVTVVTEDFSSVLMNDGKTLLSMGSEVEFPVVASKRSHDLRESIALAAKEFLNVPYLWGGKSFFAVDCSGFTQLVYKIHDIKLPRDTYQQAEVGEPLTFVEESQPGDLAFFENPEGKIIHVGIMLDNQKIIHASGKVRIDILDSTGIFNKEMNKHTHKLRVIKNLL is encoded by the coding sequence ATGAATAAAGGAATTTGTAACGTTACAGTAGCACCGGTCCGCGCAGAAAATTCTGACAAGGCGGAAATTGTTACGGAAATGCTGTTTGGAGAAAGTGCAGATATTCTGGAGGTCAATAAAAACTGGACCATGATAAAAATGCACTATGACGGATATGAGGGATGGATAGATACCAAGCAGCTGAAACCTGTAACAGATGAAGAACTGGCAAAAAGAAAAGTCACCGTAGTTACTGAAGATTTCTCTTCCGTATTGATGAATGACGGTAAAACCCTTCTTTCGATGGGGTCTGAAGTAGAGTTTCCGGTGGTAGCCTCAAAAAGAAGCCACGATCTTCGTGAAAGTATTGCTCTGGCGGCCAAAGAATTCCTTAATGTGCCTTATTTATGGGGCGGCAAAAGTTTTTTTGCAGTAGACTGTTCCGGCTTCACACAGCTGGTTTATAAAATTCATGATATTAAGCTGCCGAGAGATACTTATCAGCAGGCAGAAGTAGGTGAACCCCTTACTTTCGTTGAAGAGAGTCAGCCGGGAGATTTAGCATTCTTTGAAAATCCTGAAGGGAAAATTATTCATGTAGGAATTATGCTGGATAACCAGAAAATTATTCATGCCTCCGGAAAAGTAAGGATTGATATCCTTGATTCTACCGGGATCTTTAATAAAGAAATGAATAAGCACACCCATAAACTCAGAGTGATCAAAAACTTATTATAA
- a CDS encoding DUF1648 domain-containing protein has protein sequence MENVIFTIFDIFNFGLLVFFWWFTLKHYKTLPARIPVHFDFDGKADNFGSKLYSFITPVLGTVLYFFFVYALRHPEAVNFPVEITEQNKSAQFLIMETFLRWLFVLVLLIFMNGQDYMFRYSFDDRVKPRVPMSTAILSVIGSLMVVLVLVGLFK, from the coding sequence ATGGAGAATGTTATTTTTACAATTTTTGATATTTTTAACTTCGGACTGCTTGTTTTTTTCTGGTGGTTTACCCTGAAGCATTATAAAACCCTGCCTGCAAGAATTCCTGTACATTTCGATTTTGACGGTAAAGCTGATAATTTCGGCAGCAAACTCTATTCTTTTATCACACCGGTTCTTGGGACGGTTTTGTATTTTTTCTTCGTGTATGCACTAAGACATCCTGAAGCAGTTAATTTTCCTGTAGAAATTACAGAGCAGAACAAAAGTGCCCAGTTCCTGATTATGGAAACTTTTTTGCGATGGCTGTTTGTGCTGGTGCTGCTTATTTTTATGAACGGACAGGATTATATGTTCAGGTACTCGTTTGATGATCGGGTGAAGCCCAGAGTTCCGATGTCTACAGCTATTTTATCTGTGATCGGGAGCCTGATGGTGGTGTTGGTTTTAGTAGGTCTGTTCAAATGA
- a CDS encoding cupin domain-containing protein produces MIQSKDNSKHYIWGNACDSWVLEDSEGLSVKQEKMPAVTAEKLHFHESAKQFFYILEGEAVLYINSEKFLVKKGESISVRPKSEHFIANESHKAVEFLVISNPSTAHDRTEIKK; encoded by the coding sequence ATGATACAATCTAAAGACAATTCAAAGCATTACATCTGGGGAAATGCCTGTGACAGCTGGGTTTTAGAAGATTCGGAAGGCCTTTCCGTCAAGCAGGAAAAGATGCCTGCGGTGACTGCTGAAAAACTGCATTTTCATGAATCGGCAAAGCAGTTTTTTTATATTTTGGAAGGCGAGGCCGTTTTATATATCAACAGTGAAAAGTTTTTGGTGAAGAAAGGAGAAAGCATTTCTGTCCGGCCGAAATCAGAACATTTTATTGCCAATGAATCTCACAAGGCTGTGGAATTTCTTGTGATTTCCAACCCGTCAACTGCTCATGACCGAACTGAAATAAAAAAATAA
- a CDS encoding 3-deoxy-D-manno-octulosonic acid transferase, which yields MSFLYNIFISLLIFGMKVFSLFNDKTKKGVEGRKQSLNKIKSAFNPSDKVIWMHAASLGEYEQALPVLEKLKEKFPGHKILVTFFSPSGYENVVKKKHIADVICYLPFDKKSTVKDFISQFHTELFFTVKYDYWYHLLAGLKEQGAKVYVISALFYERQAFFTSYGKWFVKQLKKNVDWFFHQTEFSFALAKSIGLTQSSVTGDTRFDRVKQLRARNNHVELISEFIGEHKAVVFGSSWQAEEKMAAAIYRMNPDVKLIIAPHDLKRVGHLKQAFPGALVYSEIQQTPLSTLNAQLLIIDSIGLLSKLYSYADVAVVGGGFHDAGLHNILEAATFGVPVIFGNHYRKNPEADGLIETNGGKSFAEEYAAADFVLFLFNNEEELKEMSANAEKFVNEKPDATNLIMQKIS from the coding sequence ATGTCCTTCCTATACAATATATTCATCAGTCTTCTCATTTTCGGAATGAAAGTTTTTTCGTTATTTAATGATAAAACTAAAAAAGGCGTTGAAGGCAGAAAGCAGTCTTTAAATAAAATAAAAAGCGCTTTTAACCCCTCAGATAAAGTGATCTGGATGCATGCGGCAAGTCTGGGTGAGTACGAGCAGGCACTTCCTGTTTTGGAGAAACTGAAAGAAAAATTTCCAGGACATAAAATTCTTGTAACTTTCTTCTCGCCTTCAGGTTATGAAAATGTGGTGAAAAAGAAACATATTGCAGACGTTATCTGTTATCTTCCTTTCGATAAAAAATCTACTGTAAAAGACTTTATTTCACAGTTTCATACTGAACTATTTTTTACGGTTAAATATGATTACTGGTATCATCTGCTGGCCGGACTTAAGGAGCAGGGGGCTAAGGTGTACGTCATCTCCGCTTTATTCTACGAAAGACAGGCTTTTTTCACATCTTACGGGAAATGGTTTGTAAAGCAGCTTAAAAAAAATGTAGATTGGTTCTTTCATCAGACTGAATTTTCTTTTGCGTTGGCTAAAAGTATCGGACTGACTCAATCTTCTGTAACAGGAGATACGAGGTTTGACCGGGTAAAGCAACTGAGAGCAAGAAATAACCATGTAGAATTGATTTCAGAATTTATAGGAGAACACAAAGCTGTGGTCTTTGGAAGTTCCTGGCAGGCGGAAGAAAAAATGGCTGCTGCTATTTACAGAATGAACCCGGATGTAAAACTGATTATTGCTCCTCATGATTTAAAGAGGGTGGGACACCTTAAACAGGCTTTCCCAGGCGCTTTGGTATACAGTGAAATTCAACAGACTCCACTTTCAACGCTTAATGCTCAGCTTCTGATCATAGACAGTATCGGATTATTATCAAAATTATATTCCTATGCAGATGTAGCGGTTGTAGGCGGAGGTTTTCATGATGCAGGACTGCATAATATCCTGGAGGCTGCCACATTTGGTGTGCCTGTTATTTTTGGAAACCATTACAGGAAAAATCCTGAGGCAGATGGCCTGATTGAAACCAATGGAGGGAAGTCCTTTGCCGAAGAATACGCTGCGGCTGATTTTGTATTATTTCTCTTTAATAATGAAGAAGAGCTGAAAGAAATGTCCGCTAATGCTGAGAAGTTTGTCAATGAAAAACCTGATGCAACAAACCTGATTATGCAGAAAATATCTTAA